Below is a window of Clostridiales bacterium DNA.
TACGCCTGTACAGGGATACAAACTTCAGGATATCGGACACCCAGACGTTTCGCACAGCGGTCTGCAGCAGGTCGAGAATCCACAGCATGAAATTGGCGCCGAATGCCAGCACCGCCGCGGTCACCGGTGTCGCCGCGCAGCCCGACAGGAACAGGTCCATCGCGGCAAAGGCGCATCCTTCCAGGATGAATCCCAGGTAGTTCACCGCCAGTTCCGCGGGGAATACCTGTCCGTACAGCGCCACAATCAGGACGTACGGCAGTGTCAATCCGGCTGTGATCAGCAGCACTGTTACCGCCGCCAGGTACTTGCCTGACACAATGCCCGGCAGGGAAACCGGACTGGTCAGCAGCAGCTGGTCCGTTTTTTTCTGCCGTTCCTCCGCCAGCAGCCGCATCGTCAGGATCGGGCTCACCAGCATCCAGATCGCGCTGATTTCCGTGAAGAATCCCGGCAGGTTGCTGCTTCTCCGGCTCAGGATATCCAGGTAAAAAAGAACCGAGGAAATCGCGAGGAACACGCCCAGGAACACGTAACCCACCGGGGTATGGAAATACCCCCGCATCTCCCGTTTCCAGATGGCCTTCACGCGGTTTCCTCCTTTCTGTTATTCATTGTTCCTGTCCGTCTCCCGCAGGAAAACTTCCTCCAGGGTCTCCTTTTCCACTCTCATCATCCGCACCGGAATGCCCGCTCCCGCCAGCAGCCGGAATACCCGATCCGCTGCCGCACCGGCATCCCCGCCTGCCTCCATCACCAGCCGGGCTTCCGTCACCCCGTTCTCTTCCGCGGGCAGGAGTTCTGCCCGGATATCCGTGTCCAGGTGCTGCAGCCGCGGCATCACCGTGCCCTCTTCCCCGGCGATCTTCAGCCGGATCCGCAGCGTCCCGGTCTCCGGCTCATTCCGGTCAAAGTCGCGCACCATTCGCCCGCCGTCCAGGATAATCACCCGGGAGCACAGCTGCTGTACTTCCGACAGGATATGGCTTGAAAATACCACCGTATGCTCCGCCTGCAGCCGTCGGATCAGTTCCCGGATTTCCACCGTCTGCTTCGGATCCAGGCCGACGGTGGGCTCGTCCAGGATCAGGATTTCCGGTGATCCGCACAGCGCCTGGGCAATTCCCGCCCGCTGGCGGTAGCCTTTGCTCATATGGCCCAGCAGGCGTCCGCGGGTTTCCTGCAGGCCGCACAGGGTCAGGATTTCCTCCACGTGCGCCGGGATCGCTTTTGCGGTCACTTCCCGCAGTTCACACACGAACCGGAGGTATTCCTCGGTAGTCATTTCATCATACAGTGGCGGCCGTTCCGGCAGGTATCCGATCATATGCCGGCATGCCCGGGCGGATTCCAGCATGTCCATGCCCCCGATCCGCACCGTCCCTGCCGTCGGCGGAAAATACCCCGTAATCAGGTTCAGCGCGGTGGTTTTTCCCGCGCCGTTCCGTCCCAGCAGTCCCACGGTCTCTCCCTTGCCGATATGCAGGGTCACATCCCGCAGGCCGTATATCGCGCCATATTTCTTGGTCGCATGTTCCAGTTCAATCATGTCTTTCTCCGCAGGACCACGTTTTCCGCGCCCAGCGCCTCCTTCAGGCGGGCCAGCCCGTCTTCATTCCCGCTGAACCAGCTGCTGCGGGGGCACAGCAGCGTCATTTTCTCCGCAGGAATGTGCATATAAACCGGAATGTCGCCGCTGTCCAGCGCCAGCATAGCCTGCGTCCGGTCCATATCCTTCCTCTCCAGCCGCAGGAACAGCTTGGCTTCCGCCAGTTCCGCCGCCTTCGCGTCGGGAATCAGCGGCTGTTCCGGCTCCTTCTTCACCGGAGCTTTTTTCCAGTCATCCAGGCGGGCAATCCGCTCCGCCAGCAGCTTCGGTGCTTCCTCTTCCCGTACGCTGATCTTCCCGCTGATCACCACCGCCTCATCCTCCCGGATCAGCGGCTGGTACCGCTCAAACACCCGCGGAAATGCCAGGCACTCAATCTGGCCGGTCATATCCTCCAGCGTCAGGAAGGCCATATAGTCGCCCTTCTTGGTCGCCTTTCCCTTCACCTCGGTCAGGATACCGCCCATATCGACAAACATACCATCCAGGTCCTGTCCGTCTTCCTCGCCGTCTTCCACGCGGGCAGCGGTCATGGTCATATCCTTCAGCACGTCGGCATAATCATCCAGCGGATGTCCGGTCATATATACGCCGGATGCTTCCTTTTCCATCTGCAGCTTCACCCGGGCCGGGCAGTCCGGCAGGTCCGGCAGGCGGATCTGCGCACCCATCATGGCCGGGCTTTCGTCCTGCCCGAACATGTCGAACAGGCTTACCTGTCCGCTCACATTCTTCTTCCGGATGGACTGGTTGGCGTCCATCGCCGTTTCGTACACGGCCAGCATCTGCGGCCGGTTGGCGCCCATCCCGTCGAACGCGCCGGCCTTGATCAGGCTTTCCGTCACGCGCTTGCTGCAGTCTGCCGTGTCAATCCGGCTGCAGAAATCAAAAATGTCCCGGTAAGGTCCGCCGTTTTCCCGCTCCCGGATCACGGCGTTCACGGCGTTTTCCCCGACGCTCTTCACCGCGCCCAGGCCGAACAGAATCGCGGTTTTCCCTTCCGCATCCCGGGCGACCGTAAACTTCCAGCGGCTCCGGTTGACATGGGGCGGCAGTACAGGGATTCCCCGCCCGCGGCAGTACTGGATATAGCCGGCGATCTTGCCGGTGTTGCCGTATACGCTGTTCAGCATTGCCGCCATAAACTGCACCGGATAGTAATGCTTCAGCCAGGCGGTCTGCATGGCGACCACGCCGTACGCGGCCGCGTGGGACTTGTTGAACGCATAGCTCGCGAAGGCGA
It encodes the following:
- a CDS encoding ABC transporter ATP-binding protein, coding for MIELEHATKKYGAIYGLRDVTLHIGKGETVGLLGRNGAGKTTALNLITGYFPPTAGTVRIGGMDMLESARACRHMIGYLPERPPLYDEMTTEEYLRFVCELREVTAKAIPAHVEEILTLCGLQETRGRLLGHMSKGYRQRAGIAQALCGSPEILILDEPTVGLDPKQTVEIRELIRRLQAEHTVVFSSHILSEVQQLCSRVIILDGGRMVRDFDRNEPETGTLRIRLKIAGEEGTVMPRLQHLDTDIRAELLPAEENGVTEARLVMEAGGDAGAAADRVFRLLAGAGIPVRMMRVEKETLEEVFLRETDRNNE